A single Cellulomonas sp. SLBN-39 DNA region contains:
- a CDS encoding cellulose binding domain-containing protein, which yields MATLITGVMVAEAPVASAASGCRVDYVVASQWNSGFTAGVKVTNLGDAVSGWQLGWTFPAGQTVSQAWNAVVTQSGAAVSARNASYNGSLGTGASAEFGFNGTYGGTNPAPTSFALNGTTCTGSAGGTPTPTPTVAPTPTPSATLTPTPTPPVGGPADLTVNTGTRYQTIDGFGAAVSIWGGAWSTADTQTLVGMGDNQLGLSIVRTGISPVQSEWSAQVSALRTAKSYGSEVKILASPWTAPAAWKSNNSRINGGTLLPSRYGDYANHLNSYVQYMKGQGVTIDVTSVQNEPDWHPDYDSMAWTGDTLRNFVRDHGTKITSTKLMVAESLGTNRAYTDPTLNDATARNNIGYIGGHIYGQENGPNLSRYPLAAQHGKNQWMTEWNYHQADGTGSNIWGDPSNAAVWNETLDVIMPSVNRTMEANWSAYVWWYGRRYYSFIGDGESAFGTTGGAVLKRGWAFSQYSKYVRPGDQRIGVTESAKASPLDVTAYQGDGGKITLVILNRSTSAVNGAVVQAPQQVRSALHTMTSQYSSRAPRTTTVNGSQVTVDVPARSISTVVLTL from the coding sequence ACGCGGTCAGCGGCTGGCAGCTCGGCTGGACCTTCCCCGCAGGTCAGACCGTGAGCCAGGCCTGGAACGCCGTCGTCACCCAGAGCGGCGCCGCCGTGTCTGCGAGGAACGCGTCGTACAACGGCTCGCTCGGTACCGGGGCGTCGGCGGAGTTCGGCTTCAACGGGACGTACGGCGGCACCAACCCGGCGCCCACCTCCTTCGCGCTCAACGGCACCACCTGCACGGGGTCGGCCGGCGGCACCCCCACGCCGACGCCGACGGTGGCGCCGACCCCCACGCCCTCCGCCACCCTGACGCCGACACCGACCCCGCCGGTGGGCGGCCCCGCGGACCTCACGGTGAACACGGGCACCAGATACCAGACGATCGACGGCTTCGGTGCCGCCGTGTCGATCTGGGGCGGTGCGTGGTCGACCGCGGACACGCAGACGCTCGTCGGGATGGGCGACAACCAGCTCGGCCTGTCGATCGTCCGCACCGGGATCTCGCCGGTGCAGAGCGAGTGGAGCGCCCAGGTCAGCGCGCTGCGGACGGCGAAGTCTTACGGCTCGGAGGTCAAGATCCTCGCCTCGCCGTGGACGGCGCCGGCCGCGTGGAAGTCGAACAACAGCCGGATCAACGGCGGCACCCTGCTGCCTTCCCGCTACGGCGACTACGCCAACCACCTCAACAGCTACGTGCAGTACATGAAGGGCCAGGGTGTGACGATCGACGTCACGTCCGTCCAGAACGAGCCCGACTGGCACCCCGACTACGACTCGATGGCGTGGACGGGCGACACTCTCCGCAACTTCGTGCGCGACCACGGCACGAAGATCACGAGCACGAAGCTGATGGTCGCCGAGTCGCTGGGCACGAACCGGGCCTACACCGACCCCACGCTCAACGACGCGACCGCCCGCAACAACATCGGCTACATCGGCGGCCACATCTACGGCCAGGAGAACGGGCCGAACCTCTCCCGGTACCCGCTCGCCGCCCAGCACGGCAAGAACCAGTGGATGACCGAGTGGAACTACCACCAGGCCGACGGCACCGGGTCGAACATCTGGGGAGACCCGTCGAACGCCGCCGTGTGGAACGAGACCCTCGACGTGATCATGCCGTCGGTCAACCGCACGATGGAGGCCAACTGGAGCGCGTACGTCTGGTGGTACGGGCGGCGCTACTACTCCTTCATCGGTGACGGGGAGTCGGCGTTCGGGACGACGGGCGGCGCGGTCCTCAAGCGCGGCTGGGCCTTCTCCCAGTACTCCAAGTACGTCCGTCCGGGCGACCAGCGCATCGGCGTGACCGAGAGCGCCAAGGCGTCGCCGCTGGACGTCACGGCCTACCAGGGCGACGGCGGCAAGATCACCCTGGTCATCCTCAACCGCTCGACCAGCGCGGTGAACGGAGCCGTGGTCCAGGCGCCGCAGCAGGTCCGGTCGGCGCTGCACACGATGACGTCGCAGTACTCCAGCCGGGCACCGCGGACCACGACCGTCAACGGCAGCCAGGTGACGGTCGACGTCCCCGCACGGAGCATCTCCACGGTGGTCCTCACGCTCTGA